The Lycium barbarum isolate Lr01 chromosome 10, ASM1917538v2, whole genome shotgun sequence genome includes a region encoding these proteins:
- the LOC132613590 gene encoding uncharacterized protein LOC132613590 isoform X1: MMRGVKVSTFIHAISFCKRYSHFESKPHLRFGSLDSPVKASVGIFWDLDNKPPKSFPPFDAATKLKKAAGEFGAVRFTVAYANRHAFSYVPPLVRQQRKEQKTLNSLENRGVVKVEDPYICRVCGRRFYSNEKLVNHFKQIHEREHTKRMNQIDSSRGKMRVKLVAKYAMKMDKYKYAVKDVLTPKVGYGLADELKRAGFWVRTVSDKPQAADIALRNHLVDVMDKRMVDYVVLVSDDSDFVEVLKEARLRCLKTVVVGDTNDGTLKRTADAAFSWQEIMMGKAKKEAVSVVGRWKDRDVLKRLEWTYDPEIEKKTYYSEVESDDSDGFFSGEDDKEDVGASVLKEDGGAWWKLDSRSGHD; encoded by the exons aTGATGAGAGGTGTCAAAGTTAGCACCTTTATACATGCTATTAGCTTCTGTAAAAGATATAGTCACTTTGAATCCAAACCCCATTTGCGTTTTGGTTCTTTAGACTCACCAGTTAAAGCTAGTGTTGGAATTTTCTGGGATTTGGATAACAAACCGCCTAAGTCTTTTCCACCATTTGATGCTGCCACAAAGTTAAAGAAAGCAGCTGGGGAGTTTGGGGCAGTGAGATTTACAGTAGCTTATGCTAATCGACACGCGTTTAGTTATGTTCCTCCTTTAGTTAGACAGCAAAGAAAAGAACAAAAAACGTTGAATTCGTTGGAAAATCGTGGGGTTGTTAAGGTAGAGGACCCTTATATATGTAGAGTTTGTGGGAGGAGATTTTATAGTAATGAGAAGCTTGTTAATCATTTTAAGCAAATTCACGAACGTGAGCATACGAAAAGGATGAATCAGATAGATTCGTCTAGAGGGAAAATGAGGGTGAAGTTGGTGGCTAAGTATGCAATGAAGATGGATAAGTATAAGTATGCTGTTAAGGATGTTTTGACTCCGAAAGTTGGGTATGGTTTGGCGGATGAATTAAAACGAGCGGGTTTTTGGGTTAGGACTGTGTCGGATAAGCCACAAGCTGCTGATATCGCGTTGAGGAATCATCTAGTTGATGTAATGGATAAGAGGATGGTGGATTATGTGGTTCTTGTGTCTGATGATTCTGATTTTGTGGAAGTGTTGAAGGAGGCGAGGTTGAGGTGTTTGAAGACCGTGGTTGTTGGTGATACCAATGACGGTACTCTTAAGAGGACAGCTGATGCTGCTTTCTCGTGGCAGGAGATCATGATGGGAAAGGCCAAGAAAGAAGCTGTATCGGTTGTTGGCCGGTGGAAGGACCGAGATGTTCTGAAGAGATTGGAGTGGACCTATGATCCAGAGATAGAGAAAAAGACGTATTACTCTGAAGTTGAGAGTGATGATTCTGATGGATTCTTTTCTGGGGAAGATGATAAAGAGGATGTTGGTGCTTCTGTCTTGAAGGAAGATGGTGGTGCATGGTGGAAGCTGGACTCTCGTTCAG GACATGATTGA